One window from the genome of Sporosarcina sp. 6E9 encodes:
- a CDS encoding TIGR01777 family oxidoreductase: protein MKIVLAGGSGLIGQKVTEVLQEAGHQVVILTRKNVMDDQHVEWLSEGLLPEDAIGYADAFINLAGVSINDGRWSENHQRLIYESRMTATDELLRIIRALPKAPSILINASAIGIYPADKHKLYNEQSNEVASDFLGKTVHDWEQKALSAEKDGLRVVCTRFGVVLSLDGGAFPLMALPYKLFAGGTVGTGKQWVSWVHINDVARAILFAIENRNLSGPVNVTAPSPKRMKEFGQTIGAVLRRPHWIPMPSFAMKLALGKKSALVLTGQHVKPEKLLENDFEFSFPTLESALENLLTKNV from the coding sequence ATGAAAATAGTACTTGCAGGTGGCTCTGGATTAATAGGTCAAAAAGTAACTGAAGTTTTGCAAGAAGCTGGTCATCAAGTTGTGATACTAACCAGGAAAAATGTGATGGATGATCAACATGTGGAATGGCTTTCTGAAGGTCTTTTACCGGAAGATGCAATCGGGTATGCGGATGCTTTTATTAACCTCGCGGGCGTGTCAATTAATGATGGTCGTTGGTCAGAAAATCATCAACGACTAATTTATGAAAGCAGAATGACGGCTACGGATGAACTCCTACGAATCATTCGCGCGCTTCCTAAAGCGCCGTCAATATTGATCAATGCGAGTGCGATAGGAATTTATCCGGCAGACAAGCACAAGCTTTATAATGAGCAATCAAATGAAGTTGCAAGTGATTTTCTTGGGAAGACCGTGCATGATTGGGAACAAAAAGCATTAAGCGCTGAAAAGGACGGACTTCGTGTTGTTTGCACGAGATTCGGCGTCGTGCTCAGTCTAGACGGTGGAGCTTTCCCGCTTATGGCGCTTCCTTATAAATTATTTGCAGGCGGTACTGTTGGGACAGGTAAACAATGGGTATCCTGGGTGCATATCAATGACGTTGCCCGCGCGATTTTATTTGCGATTGAAAACCGGAATCTAAGCGGACCTGTAAACGTCACGGCCCCATCTCCAAAACGCATGAAAGAATTTGGGCAAACAATTGGCGCTGTCCTCAGAAGACCTCATTGGATTCCAATGCCTTCTTTTGCAATGAAATTAGCGCTTGGTAAAAAAAGTGCTTTGGTATTGACAGGTCAACATGTAAAGCCTGAAAAATTACTTGAAAATGACTTCGAATTTTCATTTCCCACATTGGAATCAGCCTTAGAAAATCTACTTACTAAAAACGTATAA
- the pdaA gene encoding delta-lactam-biosynthetic de-N-acetylase, with protein MNKYHWRGLSLAVMIILAGIVFNPYSAAAEEFHWGFKKATNGVPPDAGAAFNQVLDKYGAIYKGKPDEKVVYLTFDNGYEAGHTESILDTLKTEDVHATFFLTGHYLTSATPILKRMVKEGHIIGNHSYDHPNMANLSEKGMEDELSRFDKKLKEFTGIERTVYFRPPKGIFNEKLLSHGNKLGYRHIFWSIAFIDWHKDKPKGKDYAYGELMKQLHPGAVILMHTVSSDNAEALPSFIQDAKKEGYVFKSLDDLVMEYEGVEPVF; from the coding sequence ATGAATAAATATCACTGGCGCGGTTTGTCATTAGCTGTCATGATCATTTTAGCGGGTATCGTTTTCAATCCCTATTCAGCCGCCGCGGAAGAATTTCATTGGGGATTTAAGAAAGCGACTAACGGAGTTCCACCAGATGCAGGTGCTGCTTTCAATCAAGTTTTAGATAAATACGGCGCCATTTATAAAGGAAAACCTGATGAAAAAGTAGTTTATCTAACATTTGATAATGGCTATGAAGCAGGCCATACCGAATCGATTTTGGATACATTGAAAACAGAAGATGTACATGCGACATTTTTTCTAACCGGTCATTATTTGACGAGTGCGACACCAATACTGAAACGTATGGTTAAAGAGGGTCATATTATAGGAAATCACTCATATGACCATCCGAATATGGCAAATTTATCGGAAAAAGGAATGGAAGATGAGTTGAGCCGATTCGACAAAAAGCTTAAAGAATTTACCGGGATTGAACGAACCGTTTACTTTAGACCTCCGAAAGGGATCTTTAATGAAAAACTACTAAGTCATGGCAATAAACTCGGCTATCGCCATATTTTTTGGTCGATTGCCTTCATCGACTGGCATAAAGATAAGCCAAAAGGAAAAGATTATGCTTATGGCGAGCTCATGAAACAATTGCACCCTGGCGCTGTTATCTTAATGCATACGGTGTCTTCGGATAACGCAGAAGCGCTTCCTTCCTTTATTCAGGATGCTAAAAAAGAAGGCTATGTGTTCAAATCCCTTGACGATCTTGTTATGGAATATGAGGGTGTTGAACCAGTATTTTAA
- a CDS encoding DUF1128 domain-containing protein — protein sequence MDLTKPSEENVMYMVEQIKEKLRMVNVDAMKAEHFDTDKYDDLLYMYNMVMKRNHISSNEIEAIAAELGALRN from the coding sequence ATGGATTTAACAAAACCTTCAGAGGAAAATGTAATGTATATGGTTGAGCAGATCAAAGAAAAACTTCGTATGGTTAATGTTGATGCGATGAAAGCGGAACACTTCGACACTGATAAATACGACGATTTGCTCTATATGTACAATATGGTCATGAAGCGTAATCATATCAGTTCGAATGAAATCGAAGCCATCGCTGCAGAACTGGGAGCTTTACGAAATTAA
- a CDS encoding YihY/virulence factor BrkB family protein, translating to MKNKKSNTPKNKSAIKQKIVEKKKQKISNSSIQNLAIVKFMDDVKEGDLDKFDVTTVSGFLKELLTRIRKVDVTGLGSQLAFFFLLSLFPLLIFLFTLLPYLNLDQSEIFLFIRDYAPESVALLIEDTIGEILNNRNTGLLSIGALATVWSASKGMNALTKALNRSYFTEESRSFIVARSMSVVFTIMLTTVLIVALVLPVFGKQIGIFAFSYLGLEAGFLSLWNNLRWIIPPILLFSVFTLLYWLVPNLKLHIKSVLFGAAFATLGWILTSIGFSYYVSSFGNYSGTYGSIGAIIVLMMWLYFSAIILMLGGQINAVMSERRQAIAAKKKSKAVT from the coding sequence ATGAAAAATAAAAAATCAAATACTCCTAAAAATAAATCAGCTATCAAACAAAAGATTGTAGAAAAGAAAAAACAAAAGATCAGTAATTCCAGTATTCAAAACTTAGCAATCGTAAAATTCATGGATGATGTCAAAGAAGGAGATTTGGATAAATTTGATGTGACAACTGTTAGTGGATTTTTAAAAGAGTTACTCACACGAATAAGGAAAGTCGATGTTACGGGCCTAGGGTCACAGCTCGCTTTCTTTTTCTTGTTATCTCTTTTTCCTCTATTAATCTTTCTATTTACGCTGTTGCCCTATTTAAATTTAGACCAGTCAGAAATATTTCTGTTTATCAGAGATTATGCGCCCGAAAGTGTAGCATTGCTAATTGAAGACACAATTGGCGAAATCTTAAATAATCGCAATACCGGTTTACTTTCAATCGGGGCACTAGCAACAGTGTGGTCCGCATCAAAAGGAATGAATGCACTGACAAAAGCATTGAATCGTTCTTATTTTACAGAGGAATCACGGTCTTTTATTGTCGCGCGTTCGATGTCGGTCGTCTTCACAATCATGCTCACAACAGTCCTTATTGTGGCACTTGTATTACCGGTATTCGGTAAACAGATTGGCATCTTCGCATTTTCGTATCTGGGATTAGAAGCGGGTTTTCTTTCATTATGGAATAACTTGAGATGGATCATTCCGCCAATTTTGCTGTTCAGTGTTTTTACACTTCTATACTGGCTCGTGCCGAACCTGAAGTTGCATATTAAAAGCGTCTTATTCGGAGCTGCTTTTGCAACATTAGGTTGGATACTAACGTCGATTGGATTCTCGTATTATGTTAGTAGTTTCGGTAACTACTCGGGAACATATGGGAGCATCGGTGCAATCATCGTATTAATGATGTGGTTATATTTCTCAGCCATTATTCTGATGCTTGGCGGTCAAATCAATGCAGTAATGAGTGAGCGCAGACAAGCGATTGCAGCGAAAAAGAAAAGCAAAGCGGTCACTTGA
- a CDS encoding YtxH domain-containing protein translates to MSGNKLGKYIFFGALVGGLISLCDRTTRDDIMNKSRNFVYDVRYYSKNPEAVKFKLQEKSEKYQSIYEQVASDATYFKAKMDELKALSPQVKELVVDTKEAFTEAKDDYKAMVSEGSISDSTEK, encoded by the coding sequence ATGAGTGGAAATAAGTTAGGGAAGTACATCTTTTTTGGTGCATTGGTAGGTGGGTTAATCAGTCTATGCGACAGAACGACACGAGACGATATCATGAATAAATCCAGAAATTTCGTGTATGATGTTCGTTATTATTCGAAAAATCCGGAAGCTGTTAAATTCAAGCTTCAAGAAAAATCGGAAAAGTATCAATCGATTTATGAACAAGTTGCCAGTGATGCGACTTATTTCAAAGCAAAAATGGATGAATTAAAAGCGCTTAGCCCTCAAGTAAAGGAATTAGTCGTTGACACAAAGGAAGCATTTACTGAAGCAAAGGATGATTATAAAGCAATGGTGAGCGAGGGGTCTATCAGCGATTCAACGGAAAAGTAA
- a CDS encoding aminopeptidase encodes MSTFEQQLTNYAELAVKVGVNIQPDQYLFISASTDAVEFVRLVTEKAYDAGARQVIVDFSDDVISRLRFEKAPADSFSEFPEWKVMEREQLGAKGAAFMSIMSQSPDLLQGIEPSRISEAQKSSGIALDKFRQDMQADKFSWTVVATPSKAWAAKVFPELSDEEQVPALWDAIFKAVRADTENPVQSWIDHDKTLHEKVDYLNEKRYKKLHYRSPGTDLVVELPAGHLWCGAGSLNEKGHEFMANMPTEEVFTVPHKDGVNGYVSSTKPLSYGGNIIDNFKIIFENGRVTDISAEQGQEVLERLIDTDEGAKRLGEVALVPHASPISQSNVLFYNTLFDENASNHFALGSAYAFCLEGGKTMAREDLEKHGLNQSITHVDFMVGSEDMDIDGVNEDGSTEAVFRKGNWAF; translated from the coding sequence ATGTCCACATTTGAACAACAGCTTACTAATTACGCTGAATTAGCCGTTAAGGTAGGCGTCAATATTCAACCGGATCAATATCTTTTTATTAGCGCTTCAACGGATGCAGTTGAATTTGTTCGCTTAGTCACTGAAAAAGCCTATGATGCAGGTGCACGACAAGTCATCGTAGACTTTTCCGATGATGTAATTTCACGTCTGCGTTTTGAAAAAGCGCCGGCTGATTCATTCTCCGAGTTCCCTGAGTGGAAAGTTATGGAGCGTGAACAACTCGGTGCAAAAGGGGCCGCATTTATGAGTATCATGTCTCAAAGTCCAGATTTATTACAAGGTATTGAACCATCCCGGATTAGCGAAGCACAAAAATCATCGGGAATTGCACTCGATAAATTCCGTCAAGATATGCAGGCCGATAAATTTAGCTGGACAGTTGTTGCCACACCTTCAAAAGCATGGGCAGCAAAAGTCTTCCCTGAGCTATCTGACGAAGAACAAGTTCCCGCTCTTTGGGATGCGATTTTTAAAGCCGTTAGAGCGGATACTGAAAATCCAGTTCAATCTTGGATTGACCATGATAAAACATTGCATGAAAAAGTAGATTATTTGAACGAAAAACGTTATAAGAAATTGCATTACCGTTCACCAGGGACAGATTTGGTTGTTGAACTACCCGCAGGTCATTTGTGGTGCGGAGCAGGTAGCCTAAACGAAAAAGGTCATGAATTTATGGCGAATATGCCGACAGAAGAAGTATTTACAGTACCGCATAAAGATGGCGTTAACGGCTACGTATCAAGCACAAAGCCATTAAGCTACGGCGGTAACATTATCGATAACTTTAAAATCATTTTTGAAAATGGCCGTGTGACTGACATTTCAGCCGAACAAGGTCAGGAAGTATTGGAACGCTTAATCGATACCGATGAAGGTGCGAAACGACTTGGCGAGGTTGCGCTGGTTCCGCATGCCTCCCCTATTTCACAATCAAATGTGTTATTTTACAATACATTGTTTGATGAAAATGCATCAAACCACTTCGCGCTAGGCAGTGCATATGCATTTTGTCTAGAAGGCGGAAAAACAATGGCCCGGGAAGATCTTGAGAAACACGGATTGAACCAAAGTATTACCCATGTCGATTTTATGGTCGGATCCGAGGATATGGATATTGACGGCGTAAATGAAGATGGTTCGACAGAGGCTGTATTCCGCAAAGGCAACTGGGCGTTTTAA
- a CDS encoding OsmC family protein, which translates to MNFKMTESGFQTETSFGTLDISPNEELGFRPYQLLVSSIAVCSGGVMKKVLEKMRMPATDIHIEVKEVVRNPDEANRVEKIHLHFILEGTEIKEEKMPRVMDLTMKNCSMAQSVAESIEIVKTYKIN; encoded by the coding sequence ATGAATTTCAAAATGACCGAAAGTGGTTTTCAAACCGAGACATCATTTGGAACACTTGATATATCTCCAAATGAGGAACTTGGATTCAGACCTTACCAACTCTTGGTATCTTCAATTGCAGTTTGCAGTGGTGGCGTAATGAAAAAGGTTCTTGAAAAAATGCGAATGCCTGCAACTGATATTCATATTGAGGTGAAGGAAGTTGTTAGAAATCCGGACGAGGCAAATAGAGTTGAGAAAATTCATCTGCATTTCATTCTCGAGGGAACTGAAATTAAGGAAGAAAAAATGCCGAGGGTAATGGATTTGACAATGAAAAACTGTTCAATGGCACAATCAGTAGCAGAATCGATTGAGATCGTTAAAACATATAAAATCAATTAG
- a CDS encoding heavy metal translocating P-type ATPase: MDIPVENQRKMNWFEHIELVAAILSGLLIVTAWLSGKNDAETLSVSLYIAAFLIGGYAKAKEGIEETIKDKELNVEMLMVFAAIGSALIGYWAEGAILIFIFALSGALETYTLNKSHKEISSLMELQPEEAWLLNEDGTTVKVSTDSLAVGALLLVKPGERIPVDGKVTRGTTSIDMSAINGESMPVTKAIGDDLFAGTVNLSGAIQMEMTKLSSETLFQKIITLVQSAQSEKSPSQQFIERFEGTYVKIVLISVFIMMFLPHFVFGWDWTTTFYRAIVLLVVASPCALVASIMPATLAAVSNGARRGVLFKGGIHLELLSSVKAIAFDKTGTLTTGFPVVTDFIVREGEDSDETLALIAGIESQSNHPLAVAITNFAAEKKLTPLQGVQTEDLPGHGLRAIYQDQEFLVGNPRFVGKKLAEEFNDGIAMNLSDGGKTVVFLKDDQGIVAAIASKDTLRKEAIQAIHELKKAGIQTIMLTGDNEKTAAAITGEVQIDRYVAECLPEMKVEKLKELIKEYKAVAMVGDGINDAPALATATSGIAMGDGTDVALETADIVLMQNDLTNISYAIKLSRKMQRIVKQNVFFSIAVIAVLIVSNFMQVVDLPLGVIGHEGSTILVILNGLRMLNKVN, encoded by the coding sequence ATGGATATCCCTGTTGAAAACCAACGGAAAATGAATTGGTTCGAACATATTGAACTTGTTGCCGCTATACTATCTGGTCTTCTAATAGTAACCGCGTGGCTGAGTGGTAAAAATGATGCCGAAACGCTTTCGGTATCATTATATATCGCCGCATTTTTAATAGGTGGATATGCAAAAGCCAAGGAAGGCATCGAGGAGACCATTAAAGATAAAGAGTTAAATGTTGAGATGTTAATGGTGTTTGCCGCTATTGGCTCCGCTCTAATTGGATACTGGGCGGAAGGTGCAATACTGATATTCATATTCGCGCTAAGCGGCGCGTTGGAAACCTATACACTCAATAAAAGTCACAAAGAAATCTCCTCACTGATGGAACTGCAACCCGAAGAAGCCTGGCTATTGAATGAGGATGGAACGACTGTAAAAGTATCTACCGATTCCCTAGCGGTAGGTGCGTTGTTACTAGTAAAACCCGGGGAACGCATTCCTGTTGACGGCAAAGTAACAAGAGGAACGACGTCTATTGACATGTCCGCGATAAATGGAGAGTCGATGCCCGTTACGAAAGCTATTGGAGACGATTTATTTGCGGGTACAGTGAATTTAAGCGGCGCGATTCAAATGGAAATGACTAAGCTGAGTTCTGAAACGCTTTTCCAGAAAATCATCACGCTCGTTCAAAGTGCACAGAGTGAAAAATCTCCTTCCCAACAATTTATCGAAAGATTTGAAGGGACTTATGTAAAAATTGTCCTGATCTCAGTTTTCATCATGATGTTTCTTCCCCACTTTGTTTTCGGCTGGGATTGGACGACAACCTTCTACCGTGCCATTGTTCTGCTTGTTGTCGCGTCTCCTTGCGCGCTTGTGGCATCCATCATGCCGGCGACACTAGCCGCTGTTTCGAACGGCGCTCGACGAGGGGTTTTATTTAAAGGGGGAATCCATCTCGAACTTCTGAGTTCGGTTAAAGCAATTGCTTTCGATAAAACAGGGACGTTAACGACAGGTTTTCCAGTTGTAACTGATTTCATTGTACGTGAAGGTGAAGATAGTGATGAAACGCTTGCCCTCATAGCTGGCATCGAATCACAATCCAATCATCCACTTGCCGTCGCAATTACAAACTTTGCTGCAGAAAAGAAGTTGACTCCTTTACAAGGCGTTCAAACTGAGGATTTACCTGGGCATGGCCTTCGTGCAATCTATCAAGATCAAGAGTTTCTGGTTGGCAACCCTCGATTTGTTGGTAAGAAGCTTGCGGAGGAATTTAACGACGGAATCGCTATGAATTTATCTGATGGTGGCAAGACTGTCGTTTTCTTAAAAGATGATCAAGGTATTGTCGCTGCAATTGCTTCAAAGGACACTTTACGAAAAGAAGCCATTCAAGCAATTCATGAATTAAAAAAAGCCGGTATACAAACAATTATGCTAACCGGCGATAATGAAAAAACAGCGGCTGCAATAACAGGTGAAGTTCAAATTGATCGCTATGTCGCCGAATGTTTGCCGGAAATGAAAGTTGAAAAGTTAAAAGAACTTATTAAAGAATACAAAGCCGTTGCAATGGTAGGCGACGGGATAAATGATGCGCCCGCACTGGCTACAGCCACTTCGGGTATTGCGATGGGTGATGGCACCGATGTCGCACTAGAAACGGCGGATATTGTACTCATGCAAAATGACCTTACAAATATTTCGTACGCCATTAAATTATCTCGAAAAATGCAACGTATCGTAAAACAAAATGTGTTCTTTTCAATTGCGGTTATCGCAGTGTTGATCGTTTCTAACTTCATGCAAGTTGTTGACCTTCCTCTAGGTGTGATTGGCCATGAAGGAAGTACAATTCTTGTCATATTAAATGGATTACGGATGTTGAATAAGGTGAACTAA
- a CDS encoding YfhH family protein translates to MTTEKKYSEMTEHELRGEIANLREKARKAEQLGILNEFAVYQRKMLMAEAFLIDPATIEIGEIYRIEGDEGMFFQVDYLKGRFAWGHRLGGNLAKEALPISMLKPVKTGK, encoded by the coding sequence ATGACAACTGAGAAAAAATACAGCGAAATGACAGAACATGAATTACGCGGCGAAATCGCAAATTTACGAGAAAAAGCACGTAAAGCAGAACAACTCGGTATTCTAAACGAGTTCGCGGTTTATCAGCGGAAAATGTTGATGGCCGAAGCCTTTTTAATCGATCCAGCTACAATTGAAATTGGAGAAATTTATCGCATCGAAGGCGATGAAGGAATGTTTTTTCAAGTTGACTACTTAAAAGGACGCTTTGCTTGGGGGCACAGACTGGGTGGCAATCTGGCAAAGGAAGCCCTGCCTATATCGATGTTGAAACCGGTGAAAACGGGGAAGTAA
- a CDS encoding MFS transporter: MSTFTKIEQRRFRILVLIVAISGFSQGMLLPLISVIFEKDGVSSALNGLNATGLYIGTLLVSPFMEAPLRRFGFKPIIVGGGMLVFISLLIFPLWKSMVFWFILRLIIGIGDHALHFSTQTWVTSFSPKHRLGRNIAVYGLSFGVGFATGPLFVPLVNVFEGLPFIVSGVLCMIAWSFIFLLKNDFPDVIKGTSAEAGFFKRFKTTSAFAWLAFLGPFGYGFLESSLNAIYPVYALRTGISVASVSLILATFSAGGIVSQIPLGMLSDRIGRRPVFLIALGGGATAFFAASLFEASTLLVLGTFFVAGLFVGSIYSLGISYMSDLTPTELLPTGNLLCGIFFSFGSLTGPFLGGLFLEFEATFSFLLLISLFLGVLFLVSATNKPQKRLI; this comes from the coding sequence ATGAGTACATTTACAAAAATAGAACAAAGACGATTTCGAATTCTTGTTTTAATTGTTGCTATTTCAGGATTTTCACAAGGTATGCTCCTGCCATTAATTTCTGTTATCTTTGAAAAAGATGGTGTTTCGAGCGCATTAAATGGTTTGAACGCAACCGGTTTATATATTGGGACGCTGCTCGTGTCCCCCTTCATGGAAGCACCCCTGAGAAGATTTGGCTTTAAACCAATTATTGTTGGGGGCGGCATGTTGGTATTCATTTCATTATTAATATTTCCATTGTGGAAAAGTATGGTGTTTTGGTTCATCCTTCGATTAATTATCGGAATTGGGGATCATGCCCTACATTTCTCGACGCAAACTTGGGTGACAAGCTTTTCACCTAAACATCGTCTTGGCCGTAATATAGCTGTGTATGGTTTGTCGTTCGGTGTCGGTTTTGCAACGGGTCCTTTGTTTGTTCCGCTTGTAAACGTGTTTGAAGGTTTGCCATTTATCGTTTCGGGCGTTCTTTGCATGATTGCATGGTCGTTCATTTTCTTATTGAAAAATGATTTTCCAGATGTGATTAAAGGAACGTCAGCTGAAGCAGGATTCTTCAAGCGTTTTAAGACAACTTCCGCCTTTGCGTGGTTGGCGTTTCTTGGGCCGTTTGGGTATGGCTTTCTAGAATCATCTTTGAATGCGATTTATCCTGTCTATGCACTGCGGACCGGAATTAGTGTAGCTTCTGTCTCCCTAATATTAGCGACCTTTTCAGCTGGTGGGATTGTTTCTCAAATACCATTAGGCATGCTTTCGGACCGAATTGGAAGACGTCCCGTATTTCTCATCGCATTGGGCGGGGGAGCTACTGCATTTTTTGCGGCAAGTTTGTTTGAAGCTTCAACTTTACTTGTGCTGGGAACCTTTTTCGTAGCTGGATTATTTGTAGGATCCATCTATTCCCTTGGAATTTCATATATGTCAGATTTAACACCAACCGAATTATTGCCAACTGGAAATCTGTTGTGTGGGATCTTTTTTAGTTTTGGTAGTTTAACGGGTCCATTTTTAGGCGGTTTATTTTTAGAGTTCGAAGCTACATTCAGCTTTTTATTACTCATTTCTTTATTTTTAGGCGTGCTATTTCTCGTGTCAGCGACGAATAAACCACAAAAGCGCCTGATTTAA
- a CDS encoding sodium:alanine symporter family protein produces the protein MGSFKEFLDYIGGIIWGPPLLILLVGTGIYLTARLGIIQLRLLPYALKLVFSRNQDKKSEGDISHFQALMTAMAATVGVGNIVGVATAVVLGGPGAIFWMWMAGFFGMATKYGEAILAVKYRVKDANGQMAGGPMYYLEHGLKQKWLGVLFAIFGALAAFGIGNGTQAKAVADVMSQTFSFPHWATGLVLVLLAGSVILGGIKVIGRVTAFFVPIMALFYLIAGAIVMILNINLVPEALGMIFKFAFTGEAAVGGSIGAAIRFGVARGLFSNEAGLGSAPIAAAAAKTDMPGRQALVSMTQVLFDTLIICSITGITIVMSGQWKDTSIEAGALTAAAFGEFLGGAGPIVVSIGLIFFATSTIFGWGYYGEKCFQYLFPNVLAVRFYRLAFVLFIFVGATASLDVIWALADVLNGLMAIPNLIGLLGLSGVIIYETKRVQAKIKEEEAAKKSNL, from the coding sequence ATGGGGAGTTTTAAAGAATTTCTGGATTATATCGGTGGCATCATATGGGGTCCACCTTTACTTATCCTGCTTGTGGGTACTGGAATCTATTTAACAGCGAGACTAGGAATCATTCAATTAAGATTACTACCTTACGCTTTAAAACTAGTATTCTCTAGAAACCAAGATAAGAAATCAGAGGGAGACATTTCACATTTCCAAGCGCTTATGACTGCAATGGCTGCCACTGTAGGTGTCGGTAACATTGTAGGTGTCGCTACAGCTGTCGTACTCGGAGGACCGGGGGCAATCTTCTGGATGTGGATGGCTGGATTTTTTGGAATGGCTACAAAATACGGTGAAGCCATTCTTGCGGTTAAATACCGTGTTAAAGACGCCAATGGGCAAATGGCAGGCGGCCCGATGTATTATCTTGAACATGGGCTAAAACAGAAATGGCTTGGCGTTCTTTTTGCAATATTTGGTGCGCTAGCAGCATTCGGTATCGGTAACGGTACACAAGCAAAGGCTGTTGCAGATGTAATGTCTCAAACGTTTTCTTTTCCTCACTGGGCTACCGGTCTCGTACTAGTCTTACTAGCAGGATCTGTTATTCTAGGAGGTATTAAGGTAATTGGACGCGTCACTGCATTTTTCGTACCAATTATGGCACTCTTTTATCTAATCGCTGGTGCAATTGTCATGATACTAAACATCAACCTTGTTCCCGAAGCGTTAGGCATGATTTTCAAATTTGCGTTTACGGGGGAAGCTGCAGTTGGTGGCTCAATTGGAGCGGCAATTCGTTTTGGGGTTGCACGCGGACTGTTCTCAAACGAAGCTGGTCTTGGATCTGCACCAATCGCAGCGGCTGCAGCAAAAACAGATATGCCTGGCAGACAAGCACTTGTTTCAATGACACAAGTTCTATTTGACACACTTATCATTTGTTCAATTACCGGTATTACTATTGTTATGTCCGGACAGTGGAAAGATACATCCATTGAAGCAGGCGCTTTAACTGCAGCGGCTTTTGGTGAATTCCTAGGCGGTGCTGGTCCAATTGTTGTTTCTATCGGTCTAATATTCTTTGCAACATCTACTATTTTCGGTTGGGGCTATTACGGCGAAAAATGTTTCCAATATTTATTCCCGAACGTTTTAGCAGTTCGCTTTTACAGACTTGCTTTCGTGCTATTTATCTTTGTAGGTGCGACAGCCTCCCTTGATGTAATTTGGGCACTCGCCGATGTGTTGAATGGTCTAATGGCAATCCCGAACTTAATTGGACTCTTGGGATTATCCGGGGTCATCATTTATGAGACCAAAAGAGTCCAAGCAAAAATTAAGGAAGAAGAAGCGGCGAAGAAGTCTAATCTATAA
- the recX gene encoding recombination regulator RecX gives MPVITKITQQKRDKERYNIFLDEKYAFSVHESVLVKFELTKGMTLEDWSVDEMVYEDEIRKAFNRALHYLGFRMRSEFEVKQKLLEIGYGEAIVLEAIVKLRNLGFLNDETFSEALLETQKRSSSRGPRAIQQELQKKGIGKELQEQVLDSYTEEEQIEIARNLAEKEASKKRSQSPAQTKQRIHNVLLRKGYSYEIIKQALENIDLSIDEDEWAEVIESIGEKAWRRYSSRFSGRDRNNRVKQSLYQKGIPFERIDRFIEMKENEDDN, from the coding sequence GTGCCTGTTATTACAAAGATAACACAACAAAAGAGAGATAAGGAACGCTATAATATTTTCCTAGATGAAAAGTATGCGTTCAGCGTTCATGAATCCGTTTTGGTTAAATTTGAATTAACAAAAGGTATGACGTTGGAAGATTGGTCTGTCGACGAGATGGTTTATGAAGATGAAATTCGTAAAGCATTCAATCGCGCGCTTCATTACCTCGGGTTCCGTATGCGAAGTGAGTTTGAAGTGAAACAAAAGCTATTGGAAATCGGGTATGGTGAAGCGATTGTATTAGAAGCAATTGTGAAGTTAAGAAACCTCGGTTTTCTGAACGATGAAACATTTTCGGAAGCTTTATTGGAAACACAAAAAAGATCTTCAAGTCGAGGTCCCCGTGCAATTCAACAAGAACTTCAAAAGAAAGGGATTGGAAAGGAATTGCAGGAACAAGTGCTGGATTCCTATACTGAAGAGGAGCAAATTGAAATTGCCAGGAATCTTGCAGAAAAAGAAGCTTCAAAAAAACGTTCACAATCACCTGCTCAAACCAAACAGCGAATTCATAATGTTTTATTACGCAAAGGGTATTCCTATGAAATTATTAAGCAGGCTTTAGAAAATATAGATTTATCCATTGATGAAGATGAGTGGGCTGAAGTAATTGAGTCGATTGGTGAGAAAGCATGGCGCCGATACAGTTCGAGATTTAGTGGCAGAGACCGTAATAATCGAGTAAAACAATCCTTGTATCAAAAAGGAATTCCGTTTGAACGAATAGATCGGTTTATCGAGATGAAGGAGAATGAAGATGACAACTGA